The Metallosphaera hakonensis JCM 8857 = DSM 7519 genome includes the window GAGGAACATTACAGGTTAGCAAGAAAGGAGTTGCCGAACTTACAGGGGACAGGACCTTGTTAAGATCTCCCTCTAATCTTCGCTTCATGGTCTCCACCATTGAAGATAGCTTCATTCGCCACATAGTCTCCAGCAGGACTTTCAGCGTCGCTTTCGGCACGTGATCGACTCTTTAGTCTTGTTCTAAAAAAAGAAATTAATAGAAATCCTTATATTTCAGTCACCAGAAATCCCATCTCCAGCAAACTAGGAACCTCTTAAGTTAGCTCCACCGTCCTGGTCTCCTTCATCCTAAGGATCAGAATGATAGTAACCGCAGAGACAACCACCAAGTAGACTGGGTACAGGAGATAATCCACAGACCCAAGATACGTTGACGCGTAACTTGCAGGTCCACCTATGAACGAGTTCCCAAATTGATAGGCTGACGATGATCCCGTATATCTTATGTTGGTTGGAAATATTTCTGAGAGCAGAGCTGCCAAGGGTGAGTAACTAAGTCCGTGAAACGCCCCATAAAGAAATAACGCTAGATAGAAAACCAAGATCGATTTGAACATGAAAACTGGATATATCAGAGCTATTGATAATAAGTTTGAAAGAAGAAGCACTGGTTTCCTTCCCAATGAGTCTGAAAAGATTCCTCCCAGGAACACGAACAAGATATCCATAACTGCGAATAGAGTGATTCCGAGGAAAGACAGAGACGACGTTACTGTCCCTGACAGTTGATAAACTAAGGGAAGTAATATTGCTCCCACATAAAAGATAGTTCCCAAGGACCCCGCAAACACTGTTCCAAGAAGGAGCTCCTTCCAGTACCTCTTGAACATCTTCGATGATGGAAAAGCCAAGATATCACCTCTCTCCTTGACCTCCTTGAAAAGCCTTGTTTCATCTACTTTTAATCTTACTGCTAATCCTATTATGACTAGGACGAAGGATACCAGAAAAGGAATCCTCCAGCCGAAACTGAACATGGCTGAACGCGGAAGAAGTAGAGATAAGACCAAGAAGAGTAAGCTACCAAGGAGTAGACCTATCCCTACGGTAGATTGCACAAAGGAACTATAGAAGGCTCTCCTTTTGTCAGTATTCTCCACAACGAGAAGAATTGCTCCTCCCCACTCTCCTCCTAGCCCGAACCCCAGAATTAATCTCAGCGCAGTGAGCCCCATAATCGTGAGAATACCGGCCTGAGAGTAGGTGGGGAGTAGTCCTATAAATCCAGACGCTGTTCCTGAGAGAATTAAAGTGTAAATAAGGGTGCGTTTCCTCCCTGATT containing:
- a CDS encoding MFS transporter, producing the protein MNKLTIFASMVGTIVEWYDVFIFSSGAIYIGTELFPSKNPVAAILGVLLVFALGFVTRPVGALFFGHFGDKSGRKRTLIYTLILSGTASGFIGLLPTYSQAGILTIMGLTALRLILGFGLGGEWGGAILLVVENTDKRRAFYSSFVQSTVGIGLLLGSLLFLVLSLLLPRSAMFSFGWRIPFLVSFVLVIIGLAVRLKVDETRLFKEVKERGDILAFPSSKMFKRYWKELLLGTVFAGSLGTIFYVGAILLPLVYQLSGTVTSSLSFLGITLFAVMDILFVFLGGIFSDSLGRKPVLLLSNLLSIALIYPVFMFKSILVFYLALFLYGAFHGLSYSPLAALLSEIFPTNIRYTGSSSAYQFGNSFIGGPASYASTYLGSVDYLLYPVYLVVVSAVTIILILRMKETRTVELT